The following proteins come from a genomic window of Gimesia chilikensis:
- a CDS encoding SlyX family protein: MSESASPLEEVSSRLNQIESVLMHLQHDVEQLNTAILHQNDVLDKLSRSMKLLDNRIGTLEEEDEGRDPLEEKPPHY; the protein is encoded by the coding sequence ATGAGTGAATCAGCTTCTCCCCTGGAAGAAGTCTCTTCCCGCCTGAACCAGATTGAATCGGTGCTGATGCACCTGCAGCACGATGTTGAGCAATTGAACACGGCGATCCTGCATCAGAATGATGTGCTGGACAAACTGAGTCGATCCATGAAGTTACTGGATAACCGCATCGGGACACTCGAAGAAGAGGACGAAGGACGGGACCCCCTCGAGGAGAAACCGCCGCATTATTGA
- a CDS encoding alpha/beta hydrolase-fold protein — protein sequence MIPAFRLRLLMLSLLFTLFQALPAEAAQQRFEVQFTEAVHPQPFTGRVYLFFTRSGREPRLGPSWFNPESFVARDVTNWKPGERLEFSAKTPGLLSYPDPYADMNLNGYQVQAVARFNAGEPKIGTGPGNGYSQVLRVPSVVSTQPPLLTIDSLVPAKPFPETRWSKQIRVRSELLSRFHGRETFLEASVLLPQSYYSQPQRKYPVIYSIPGFGGDHLRGIRNEPIAEQNEQGVEFLRVQLNPQCQWGHHVFADSATNGPVGKAFTTEFLPALEKSFRAIPHPRARFLTGHSSGGWSSLWLQITYPNQFGGTWSTAPDPVDFRDFQLINIYETNSNVYRDANGRPRPLGRRGGKPILWFEPFAKMEQVLGYGGQLRSFEAVFSPRGADGRPLKLYDRETGKIDPRVAETWKAYDIRLILEENWENLGPQLAGKIHVFMGEEDTFYLTGATVLLKHSLDKLNQQFDAQSVVEIHPGKDHSTLMTRELVMRIRREMVQAFLAHRAEIESALKTESR from the coding sequence ATGATTCCCGCATTTCGACTTCGCTTGCTGATGTTGTCCCTTCTCTTTACGCTGTTTCAGGCCTTGCCGGCAGAGGCAGCTCAGCAGCGGTTTGAGGTCCAGTTTACGGAGGCCGTCCATCCACAGCCGTTTACGGGGCGCGTCTATCTGTTCTTCACCCGCTCCGGTCGTGAGCCCCGGCTGGGTCCTTCGTGGTTTAATCCGGAGTCCTTCGTGGCGCGGGATGTTACCAACTGGAAGCCGGGCGAGCGGCTCGAATTTTCTGCCAAGACTCCCGGTCTGCTCTCTTATCCAGACCCGTATGCGGACATGAATCTGAACGGTTATCAGGTGCAGGCTGTCGCACGTTTCAATGCAGGGGAACCGAAGATCGGCACCGGCCCGGGCAACGGCTATAGCCAGGTTCTCCGTGTGCCCTCCGTGGTCTCGACTCAGCCGCCGTTGTTAACTATTGATTCACTGGTACCCGCGAAACCGTTTCCCGAAACCCGCTGGAGTAAACAGATCCGGGTGCGTTCTGAACTGCTTTCCAGGTTTCATGGCCGCGAGACATTTCTGGAAGCCTCGGTCTTACTGCCACAAAGTTATTACAGCCAGCCGCAGCGGAAATATCCCGTCATCTATTCCATTCCCGGGTTTGGCGGCGACCATCTGCGGGGAATCCGGAATGAACCGATTGCCGAACAGAATGAGCAGGGGGTTGAGTTTCTGCGGGTGCAGTTGAACCCTCAGTGCCAGTGGGGCCATCACGTGTTTGCCGATTCCGCCACCAATGGCCCGGTGGGGAAAGCCTTCACGACTGAGTTCCTGCCGGCACTGGAAAAGTCTTTCCGGGCGATCCCCCATCCACGGGCGCGATTCCTTACCGGTCATTCCTCGGGAGGCTGGTCTTCGCTGTGGTTGCAGATTACTTATCCCAATCAGTTTGGCGGAACCTGGAGTACCGCTCCCGACCCGGTCGACTTTCGCGACTTTCAGCTGATCAATATCTACGAAACGAACAGCAACGTCTATCGTGATGCGAATGGCCGACCACGGCCATTGGGGCGTCGTGGCGGGAAACCGATCCTCTGGTTTGAACCATTCGCGAAAATGGAACAGGTGCTCGGTTACGGCGGTCAGCTAAGAAGCTTTGAAGCTGTCTTTTCCCCGCGTGGCGCTGACGGCAGGCCACTGAAACTGTATGACCGGGAGACGGGGAAGATCGATCCCCGGGTTGCCGAAACCTGGAAAGCGTATGACATTCGCCTGATTCTCGAGGAGAACTGGGAGAATCTGGGCCCGCAACTGGCGGGTAAAATCCACGTCTTCATGGGTGAGGAAGATACGTTTTACCTGACGGGAGCCACGGTGCTGCTCAAACACTCGCTGGATAAACTGAATCAGCAATTTGACGCGCAGTCGGTCGTAGAAATTCATCCTGGTAAAGATCACTCGACGCTGATGACCCGGGAACTGGTGATGCGTATCCGCCGCGAGATGGTGCAGGCGTTTCTCGCGCATCGGGCAGAGATCGAATCCGCGCTGAAAACAGAGTCCCGGTAA